One Jeotgalibaca porci genomic region harbors:
- a CDS encoding YigZ family protein, producing MLKSYYTIAENSEYEIVIRGSRFICSLQRVENEEEAKAFIQTIKKEHWKATHNCSAYLIGDRDEIQRAHDDGEPSGTAGVPMLEVLKKNELKYVVAVVTRYFGGTKLGAGGLIRAYSKSVSSTLKEIGIVERAMQIPVKCTVSYSASGKLENNLIQSPYSVIDTLYTDQVTFIIGIPADNVETFQSDMIDFMNGNIQFETGEAQYVERRLADIAEEDWEDSDDG from the coding sequence TTGTTAAAATCCTATTATACCATTGCTGAAAATAGTGAGTACGAAATTGTAATCCGCGGTTCGCGTTTTATCTGTTCACTACAACGCGTAGAAAACGAAGAAGAGGCAAAAGCATTTATTCAAACCATCAAAAAAGAACATTGGAAAGCAACACATAACTGTTCGGCTTATCTCATTGGTGATCGTGATGAAATTCAAAGAGCTCATGATGATGGCGAACCATCCGGAACAGCCGGTGTTCCGATGTTGGAAGTATTAAAGAAAAATGAACTGAAATATGTTGTTGCTGTTGTGACGCGTTATTTTGGCGGAACAAAGTTAGGCGCAGGCGGCTTAATTCGCGCATACAGTAAATCTGTTTCATCAACTTTGAAAGAAATCGGCATTGTGGAACGCGCGATGCAGATCCCTGTGAAATGTACGGTGAGCTATTCTGCTTCTGGAAAATTAGAAAATAATCTGATTCAATCACCCTACAGCGTTATCGATACACTCTATACAGATCAAGTAACGTTTATCATTGGTATCCCTGCTGATAATGTCGAAACCTTTCAATCAGACATGATTGATTTTATGAATGGGAACATTCAATTTGAAACGGGTGAGGCTCAATACGTTGAACGCCGATTAGCAGATATTGCAGAAGAGGATTGGGAAGACAGCGATGATGGTTAA